A portion of the Sulfurospirillum diekertiae genome contains these proteins:
- a CDS encoding methyl-accepting chemotaxis protein, with protein MTYGDLTMGNWTISQKIYVPLFGGLVIGFILILFSSYLSIKDIESNVYTKEKNNLDVYIANQLDTKKEVCLTNAIVLGSNDNVLNALETGDRKSALKGLNDIVKSFTSNAGSKNPQIHIHTKDIKSFLRQWSPNKFGDDLSSFRPSIKKVKETKTPMYAIEMGVAGMSARGLAPVLNEGGEYIGSVEFILGFDDIVQMAKHDLDASIIFLTDKKHLDLSANAKNALLAKDTALSQPKEITDMALFNEIKDLNLEAQGHSFSTPNFFIVRQEIKSFEGNRIGEVLIAKKIDAVKSAVHEAQYVLVKLIITMSVITMLIMAMLVITLKKAVIDPVKELKERADNLASGDGDLTKKMDVLSGDEIGLASKAFNLFIDKVRNTVSMAKSASTENASVANELSSTALEVGKRAEETSSIVNETNTMSINIKEELSLSLQKAQKSKEEIAEAHSKLVNAKNQIVKMANQVQSNAATEIELSRQILQLSNDADQVKGVLTVISDIADQTNLLALNAAIEAARAGEHGRGFAVVADEVRNLAERTQKSLTEINATINVIVQSINDASDHMGSNSKNMETLAVIAAEAEKNIHETAVIMDNATLSSENTVNDYIETGKKVDAIVTKIEVINTITISNTRSMEEVSSATDHLSDLTEKLNQVLGNFRT; from the coding sequence ATGACATATGGAGATTTGACGATGGGCAACTGGACAATTTCGCAGAAAATCTACGTTCCTCTCTTTGGAGGGCTAGTGATTGGCTTTATTCTTATTCTTTTTTCCTCATATTTGAGTATTAAAGATATTGAAAGCAATGTCTATACGAAAGAAAAAAACAACTTGGACGTTTACATCGCCAACCAATTAGATACCAAAAAAGAAGTCTGCCTTACGAATGCCATTGTACTTGGAAGTAATGACAATGTGCTCAATGCCCTTGAAACAGGGGATCGTAAATCTGCCCTTAAAGGGCTCAATGATATTGTCAAATCTTTTACAAGCAATGCTGGCAGTAAAAATCCTCAAATTCATATTCATACCAAAGATATTAAAAGCTTTTTGAGACAATGGAGCCCCAACAAATTTGGTGATGACCTCTCTTCCTTTAGACCCAGTATCAAAAAAGTCAAAGAGACTAAGACACCTATGTATGCTATTGAAATGGGTGTTGCGGGTATGTCAGCGCGAGGACTTGCTCCTGTGTTAAATGAAGGAGGCGAGTATATCGGTTCAGTGGAATTTATACTTGGATTTGATGATATCGTTCAAATGGCAAAACACGACCTTGATGCCAGTATTATTTTCTTGACTGATAAAAAACATCTTGATCTAAGCGCCAATGCCAAAAATGCTCTTTTAGCAAAAGACACTGCCTTATCACAACCAAAAGAGATTACCGATATGGCTCTTTTTAACGAAATTAAAGATTTAAATTTAGAAGCACAAGGGCACTCTTTTTCAACACCTAACTTTTTCATTGTTCGACAAGAGATCAAAAGTTTTGAAGGTAACCGAATTGGTGAAGTTCTCATCGCTAAAAAAATAGATGCCGTTAAATCAGCCGTACACGAAGCGCAATACGTTTTAGTGAAACTTATTATCACCATGTCTGTGATTACTATGCTAATCATGGCAATGCTTGTGATCACCCTAAAAAAAGCTGTTATTGACCCTGTGAAAGAGCTCAAAGAGCGAGCAGACAATCTTGCCAGCGGCGATGGTGACTTAACTAAAAAAATGGATGTCCTCAGTGGCGATGAGATAGGGCTTGCATCCAAAGCATTCAATCTTTTCATTGACAAAGTACGAAATACCGTTAGCATGGCAAAATCAGCCAGCACTGAAAATGCTTCTGTCGCCAATGAACTCAGTTCAACGGCTCTTGAAGTAGGCAAACGCGCAGAGGAAACATCTTCCATTGTCAATGAGACTAACACGATGTCTATCAACATTAAAGAAGAACTTTCACTCTCACTTCAGAAAGCTCAAAAGTCTAAAGAAGAGATTGCTGAAGCACATTCTAAACTTGTAAATGCAAAAAATCAAATCGTTAAGATGGCAAACCAAGTGCAGTCCAATGCAGCAACTGAAATTGAACTTTCACGTCAAATTTTGCAGTTGAGTAATGATGCCGATCAAGTCAAAGGGGTTCTGACTGTTATCTCTGACATTGCCGATCAAACCAATCTTTTAGCACTCAATGCTGCCATTGAAGCGGCAAGGGCAGGAGAGCATGGACGTGGATTTGCTGTCGTTGCGGATGAAGTTAGAAACTTGGCTGAGCGCACTCAAAAAAGCCTTACTGAGATTAATGCCACCATCAATGTCATCGTCCAATCCATTAATGATGCAAGCGACCATATGGGAAGCAATTCAAAAAATATGGAAACACTCGCTGTCATCGCTGCTGAGGCAGAAAAGAATATTCATGAAACAGCGGTTATTATGGATAATGCAACACTTTCAAGTGAAAATACGGTGAATGATTACATTGAAACCGGTAAAAAAGTCGATGCCATTGTCACTAAAATTGAAGTGATCAATACGATTACGATCAGTAATACCCGTAGCATGGAAGAAGTCAGTAGTGCAACGGATCACCTTAGTGATCTCACCGAAAAACTCAACCAAGTATTGGGTAACTTTAGAACCTAA
- a CDS encoding diguanylate cyclase has protein sequence MKEIGMPSLEKNIIFLGTHTNVVKAVLDSRVDAGIIRTDVLEKMQEDNLISLSDIKVLNTKKHSDFPFLVSTELYPEWILAKTPHTSEYLTNEVLSTLLKLSTRPKTNQEFRLTTPIDNSKVHALMKEFNIYPYQKEPYTFIDALLKYKYFFLGLFIPFIMAIFFIMHIQRLNKKLREHAIEIENFNATLEHEVEERTHQLTLLNSKLKELANTDELTRIDNRRHFFLLATQYFYSSKRNNLELYIFSLDIDLFKQVNDTYGHAIGDEVLKSFCHTIKEIIRQSDLFGRIGGEEFCICIQNTTLEGATTLAEKIRESIQNTTTIVGTQELPKITVSIGISSIQKGDNEIFDIIKRSDEALYRAKRNGRNQVQIILK, from the coding sequence ATGAAAGAGATCGGTATGCCCTCGTTAGAAAAAAACATTATCTTTTTGGGCACACATACCAATGTAGTCAAAGCTGTTCTTGATAGTCGTGTTGACGCGGGCATTATTCGTACTGATGTATTAGAAAAAATGCAGGAAGACAATCTTATCTCGTTGAGCGATATTAAAGTTCTCAATACAAAGAAGCATTCTGATTTCCCTTTCCTCGTCAGCACAGAACTCTATCCAGAGTGGATACTTGCCAAAACACCTCACACTTCAGAATACCTCACCAATGAAGTGCTTAGTACCCTTTTGAAACTCTCCACAAGACCAAAAACTAATCAAGAATTCCGATTGACAACTCCCATAGATAACTCAAAAGTCCATGCGTTGATGAAAGAGTTTAATATCTATCCTTACCAAAAAGAACCCTATACCTTCATAGATGCTCTTTTAAAATACAAATACTTTTTTTTAGGGCTTTTTATTCCCTTTATAATGGCGATTTTCTTCATAATGCATATCCAACGACTTAACAAAAAATTACGTGAACATGCCATAGAGATTGAAAATTTTAATGCAACCTTAGAACATGAAGTAGAAGAGAGAACCCATCAGCTCACCTTACTCAATTCAAAACTTAAAGAACTTGCCAATACGGATGAACTGACCAGAATAGATAACCGCAGACATTTTTTCCTTCTTGCAACACAATATTTTTATTCATCTAAGCGTAACAACCTAGAACTTTATATTTTTTCCTTAGATATAGACCTATTCAAACAGGTTAATGACACCTACGGTCATGCGATAGGAGATGAAGTGCTCAAATCTTTCTGCCATACGATTAAAGAGATCATCAGGCAAAGTGATCTTTTTGGTCGTATTGGTGGAGAGGAATTTTGTATCTGCATTCAAAATACAACGCTTGAAGGGGCAACAACCCTTGCCGAAAAAATTAGAGAAAGCATTCAAAATACAACCACAATCGTCGGCACTCAAGAACTTCCAAAAATTACCGTCAGTATTGGTATCAGTAGCATACAAAAGGGGGATAACGAAATTTTTGACATCATTAAACGCTCTGATGAAGCGCTTTATCGGGCAAAACGCAATGGCAGAAACCAAGTACAAATCATCTTAAAATAG
- a CDS encoding DMT family transporter, whose product MQVYVLLVLCVLFWSANFVLGRFVAGAIEPWELAFFRWLGVFVVTLPFLLLHVKKIWRALREHFGILVVLSALGIAAFNTLLYIGLQKTTATNALLINSSIPIIIVLLSFVILKTRIAKIQVSGILLSTLGVIFLVLKGDVQSIVTLSFNSGDFWVIASSVCWASYSVLVKFRPSSLSSFEFFITTVSLGLVMLLPFYLAQGYTWEREVMILTHYTWVIAYVVLFTSILCYYLWHYGIAHIGAGKTGQFTHLMPLFGSFLAYLFLGERLEWYHLGGILLIFGGIYLCLFVKKKC is encoded by the coding sequence ATGCAAGTCTATGTGCTCTTAGTGTTATGCGTGCTCTTTTGGTCTGCTAATTTTGTTCTCGGACGATTTGTTGCAGGAGCCATTGAACCTTGGGAATTAGCCTTCTTTAGATGGTTAGGTGTTTTTGTGGTCACCTTGCCTTTTTTACTTTTACATGTAAAGAAAATTTGGCGTGCCTTAAGAGAGCATTTTGGCATTTTAGTAGTGCTCTCAGCACTTGGTATCGCGGCATTTAACACACTTTTATATATTGGGCTTCAAAAAACAACCGCGACGAACGCATTGTTGATTAACTCTTCCATTCCAATCATTATTGTCTTACTCTCCTTTGTCATTTTAAAAACACGTATTGCTAAAATACAGGTTTCTGGCATTCTTCTCTCAACGCTGGGTGTCATTTTTTTAGTGCTCAAAGGCGATGTCCAAAGCATTGTTACGTTGAGTTTCAATTCAGGTGATTTTTGGGTGATCGCCTCATCTGTGTGTTGGGCAAGTTACAGTGTTTTGGTTAAATTTAGACCTTCGAGTTTGAGTAGTTTTGAGTTTTTTATAACGACAGTGAGCTTAGGTTTAGTTATGTTACTCCCTTTTTACCTTGCACAAGGGTATACGTGGGAACGTGAAGTGATGATCCTAACACACTACACGTGGGTGATTGCTTATGTTGTTTTGTTTACATCCATTCTTTGTTACTATTTGTGGCATTATGGCATTGCTCACATTGGTGCTGGAAAAACAGGACAATTTACTCATCTGATGCCACTGTTTGGAAGTTTCTTGGCGTATCTCTTTTTAGGAGAGCGTTTAGAATGGTACCATTTAGGCGGTATTCTTTTGATTTTTGGAGGAATTTATCTCTGTTTATTTGTCAAAAAAAAGTGTTAA
- a CDS encoding ABC transporter substrate-binding protein, giving the protein MQLAWLHQFQSAGFYVAHEKGFYENLDLNVTIKEYQKGLNVVDAVLAKDSTYGIGTSSLIIDRSNHKPVVALMALFQHDPSILITTNPTIQTPQDLFNRTIMMSLDKLNSVSVISMLLSHGVKIEDVFVQEPSFNIEDLVQHKIDAMACYLSNEPFALSKRNIPYTILNPKDYGFNFYGDILFTSEDEIILHKERAKRFYTATKQGWEWAFEHIPETAQLIYEKYNTQNKSLEALIYEGETLKKLAFDDDKPYGTLEPEKIEAISNVYKISGMMQNIHSIEGFIDPLHFAKDIVKIGVLASREDQEIMPKIWSNSEQYLSNLFTSHQFTIIPLSFEEMEKKVHHGDLDFIITNPMFSIQLSQTYGISQIATISPRYKDHFYREYGSVIFTKADTTIEQYNDLHEKKNRCRIATLAWWVSHRYERDRYALVRKKHYLFGHTYQCSQSCS; this is encoded by the coding sequence TTGCAACTCGCATGGTTGCACCAATTCCAATCTGCAGGATTTTATGTTGCACACGAAAAAGGTTTTTATGAAAATCTTGATCTTAATGTAACTATTAAGGAGTATCAAAAAGGGCTCAATGTTGTCGATGCCGTTCTTGCGAAGGACAGCACGTATGGTATTGGAACCTCTTCACTCATTATTGACCGTAGCAATCATAAACCCGTTGTGGCACTTATGGCACTTTTCCAACATGACCCTTCTATTCTTATTACCACCAATCCCACGATTCAAACGCCACAAGATCTTTTCAATCGCACCATTATGATGAGCCTTGATAAATTAAATTCTGTGTCAGTGATTTCAATGCTTTTAAGCCATGGAGTAAAAATTGAAGATGTCTTTGTTCAAGAGCCCTCTTTCAATATTGAAGATCTCGTACAACATAAGATTGATGCTATGGCATGTTATCTCTCTAATGAGCCTTTTGCTCTTTCTAAACGAAATATTCCCTATACTATTTTAAATCCAAAAGACTACGGCTTTAACTTTTACGGTGATATTCTTTTCACATCTGAAGATGAAATTATTTTACATAAAGAGCGTGCAAAACGCTTTTATACAGCAACAAAACAAGGGTGGGAATGGGCATTTGAACATATTCCTGAAACAGCACAGTTGATTTATGAAAAATACAATACCCAAAATAAAAGTTTAGAAGCACTGATTTATGAAGGGGAGACGCTCAAGAAACTTGCTTTTGATGATGACAAACCTTATGGAACACTAGAACCTGAAAAAATTGAAGCTATTAGTAATGTTTATAAAATAAGCGGCATGATGCAAAACATCCACTCAATAGAAGGCTTTATTGACCCTCTTCATTTTGCCAAAGATATCGTAAAAATAGGTGTTTTAGCAAGTCGAGAAGACCAAGAAATTATGCCAAAAATATGGAGTAATAGCGAACAATACCTCAGTAATCTTTTTACTTCCCATCAATTTACGATCATACCCCTTTCATTTGAAGAGATGGAAAAAAAAGTTCATCACGGTGATTTAGACTTTATTATTACCAATCCAATGTTCTCCATTCAACTTTCACAAACCTATGGAATCAGTCAAATTGCGACAATAAGCCCTCGCTACAAAGATCACTTCTACCGTGAATATGGCAGTGTCATTTTCACCAAAGCGGATACCACTATTGAACAATACAATGACCTTCATGAAAAAAAAAATAGGTGCCGTATCGCCACGCTCGCTTGGTGGGTATCTCATAGGTATGAAAGAGATCGGTATGCCCTCGTTAGAAAAAAACATTATCTTTTTGGGCACACATACCAATGTAGTCAAAGCTGTTCTTGA
- the tpx gene encoding thiol peroxidase has product MSSTKLKGNPVALAGKEINVGDKAPIVKVVAKDLSELTIGGPSDKTQIIVIVPSLDTAVCAQETRTFNTKAAAIKDATVVVVSMDLPFAMGRFCTTEGIENLQVGSDFREKATANAYGVLIADGPLKGLSARAIFVVDKSGKVVYKEICPEITEEPNYEAALCALKETAAPAHHCGCGAK; this is encoded by the coding sequence ATGTCATCAACCAAACTCAAAGGCAATCCAGTCGCTCTTGCAGGTAAAGAAATTAACGTCGGAGACAAAGCTCCAATCGTTAAAGTCGTCGCAAAAGATTTAAGTGAACTTACTATCGGTGGACCAAGTGATAAAACACAAATCATTGTCATCGTACCTTCTTTAGACACGGCTGTTTGTGCACAAGAGACACGTACCTTTAACACAAAAGCTGCTGCGATCAAAGATGCAACAGTTGTTGTTGTTTCTATGGATCTTCCTTTTGCAATGGGACGCTTTTGTACCACAGAAGGCATTGAAAACCTTCAAGTAGGCAGTGACTTTAGAGAAAAAGCAACAGCAAACGCTTACGGTGTTCTAATTGCAGATGGTCCACTTAAAGGATTAAGTGCAAGAGCTATTTTTGTTGTCGATAAAAGTGGTAAAGTTGTTTATAAAGAGATTTGCCCAGAAATTACGGAAGAACCAAACTATGAAGCAGCATTATGCGCGCTTAAAGAGACAGCAGCTCCAGCACATCACTGCGGCTGTGGTGCAAAATAA
- the pgeF gene encoding peptidoglycan editing factor PgeF — protein sequence MERSRSYYGDLLMQYRFTTRFGGVSQAPFDSLNLALHVGDDPLHVKKNRELLQENMGVSKLVFMDQIHDDKVVLIEHGDEEMPTCDAMITEHPDIALCVMVADCIPILYYDAVHQAIGVAHAGRAGSQLNIGQKCALAMQEAFGTHMHELRIFMGPSIHACCYEVGEEVIKGFEKFVHIQDKKYFLDLQHYNRDVFLELGIKPEHLEISKECSCSNHNYFSYRRDKITGRFAGVIAL from the coding sequence TTGGAACGGAGTCGATCGTATTATGGCGATCTACTGATGCAGTATCGTTTTACAACGAGGTTTGGAGGCGTCAGTCAAGCGCCCTTTGATAGTCTTAATCTCGCTTTACATGTGGGTGACGATCCTTTACATGTAAAAAAAAATAGAGAACTTTTACAAGAAAATATGGGCGTTTCCAAACTGGTTTTTATGGATCAAATCCATGACGATAAAGTGGTCTTGATTGAACATGGTGATGAAGAAATGCCAACCTGTGATGCGATGATTACTGAGCACCCTGATATTGCCCTGTGTGTTATGGTTGCAGATTGCATTCCAATTTTATATTACGATGCAGTTCATCAAGCCATTGGTGTCGCACATGCGGGACGTGCGGGTAGCCAGTTGAACATAGGACAAAAGTGTGCATTGGCTATGCAAGAAGCGTTTGGCACCCATATGCACGAGCTGCGTATTTTTATGGGTCCTTCAATTCATGCGTGTTGCTATGAAGTGGGTGAAGAAGTCATCAAAGGGTTTGAAAAATTTGTACATATCCAAGATAAAAAGTATTTTTTAGATTTACAGCACTACAATCGTGACGTCTTCTTGGAACTTGGCATTAAACCTGAGCATCTTGAAATTTCAAAAGAGTGCAGTTGCAGTAATCATAATTATTTTTCGTACCGAAGAGATAAAATAACAGGACGTTTTGCAGGAGTCATTGCACTATGA
- a CDS encoding riboflavin synthase: protein MFTGLIHEFAEVKSYSSNILTLCATYKPKIGDSIAVNGACLTVIQLFEGGFSVELSLESRSLLAVENLKGKVHIEPALALGDRLDGHMVQGHVDCVGVIEHLNQRENGLDIEVSIPEKQITFVIPKGSITIDGVSLTVNDVSKKSFRLTIIPHTLEKTLIGSYKIGRKVNVETDMFARYLYHMFQKKDALDWNGVDRIMAIY from the coding sequence ATGTTTACAGGTCTCATTCACGAGTTTGCAGAAGTCAAAAGCTATTCTAGTAACATTTTAACGCTTTGTGCGACCTATAAGCCTAAAATTGGTGACAGCATTGCCGTTAATGGTGCATGTTTGACCGTTATCCAGCTTTTTGAAGGTGGTTTTAGTGTGGAACTCTCTTTGGAAAGTAGGTCTTTACTTGCCGTTGAAAACCTGAAAGGGAAAGTGCATATTGAGCCAGCTCTTGCCCTAGGTGATCGTCTTGATGGCCATATGGTTCAGGGGCATGTGGATTGCGTGGGTGTGATAGAGCATTTAAACCAAAGAGAAAATGGGCTTGATATCGAAGTTAGCATTCCTGAAAAACAGATCACGTTTGTGATTCCTAAAGGAAGTATTACCATTGATGGTGTGAGTTTGACGGTCAATGATGTCAGCAAAAAGAGTTTTCGGCTAACGATTATTCCTCATACTCTCGAAAAAACATTGATTGGGAGTTATAAAATCGGACGTAAAGTTAATGTTGAAACCGATATGTTTGCACGGTATCTTTACCATATGTTTCAAAAAAAAGATGCGCTTGATTGGAACGGAGTCGATCGTATTATGGCGATCTACTGA
- a CDS encoding HD-GYP domain-containing protein yields MYYQLNLREVTYVLTEALDYVGINDIHHGKRAAYIAYEIGKNMGWRQAKLDKLMLMAMLHDCGVSLTDVHNSIVCNLDWEDAQIHCDRGAKLLQSVPIYSEFSDIIALHHTHWDQFLPQIDEEIKLYANLIYLSDRIDALRSQFGAHLSQEKEYIRSIIRKYTPELFAPKLCDAFIELSHTDFFWHYLESDPLHYYFKEWVEKGKIETVPFSLLKSIASMFANIVDAKDQSNKHQSLMVASLARNIAELCHLSIGEQDEIELAALFQNLGKLRIPDAILEKSTSLSDDEQIKIKRQGFDTQIILRQIKGFDYIAKIISFYYKEMMSPPQEKSYQAKENTLIPLEASILMIANTFQTQLHGSTKETITSVEIDTILDTLITKSHQLERDTKEDIASYLKCYLEKGIEPIFYM; encoded by the coding sequence ATGTACTATCAGCTTAATCTACGAGAAGTGACTTATGTACTCACGGAAGCACTTGATTATGTAGGCATCAATGATATACATCATGGTAAACGCGCTGCCTACATAGCGTATGAGATAGGCAAAAATATGGGGTGGAGACAAGCCAAATTAGATAAATTGATGCTGATGGCAATGTTACATGATTGTGGGGTCTCATTAACCGATGTCCACAACTCTATTGTTTGTAATCTTGATTGGGAAGATGCTCAAATCCATTGTGATCGAGGAGCAAAACTACTTCAAAGCGTCCCTATTTACAGTGAATTTTCAGACATTATTGCGTTGCATCATACGCATTGGGACCAATTTTTACCCCAAATTGATGAGGAGATAAAACTTTATGCAAATCTTATCTACTTAAGTGATCGTATCGATGCCCTTCGTTCACAGTTTGGAGCCCATTTATCTCAAGAAAAAGAGTATATTCGCTCCATCATCCGTAAATACACTCCAGAATTATTTGCACCCAAACTATGTGATGCCTTTATAGAGCTTTCTCATACGGATTTCTTTTGGCATTATTTAGAATCAGATCCACTGCATTACTATTTTAAGGAATGGGTTGAAAAAGGAAAAATAGAAACGGTACCTTTTAGTTTACTGAAAAGCATTGCCAGTATGTTTGCCAACATTGTTGATGCCAAAGACCAGTCAAACAAACATCAATCTTTGATGGTTGCTTCTTTAGCTCGCAATATCGCTGAATTATGCCATCTGTCGATTGGAGAGCAAGATGAAATTGAGCTTGCCGCTTTATTTCAGAATCTAGGCAAACTCAGAATTCCCGATGCCATTCTTGAAAAAAGTACCTCTTTAAGTGATGACGAGCAGATTAAAATCAAACGACAAGGATTTGACACACAGATTATTTTGCGCCAAATTAAAGGATTTGATTATATTGCCAAAATTATCTCATTTTACTATAAAGAGATGATGTCACCGCCGCAAGAAAAATCATATCAAGCAAAAGAAAACACTCTCATTCCTTTAGAAGCATCTATTTTAATGATTGCAAATACGTTTCAAACACAACTGCATGGCTCGACTAAAGAGACCATAACATCTGTAGAAATAGATACTATTTTAGACACACTCATCACTAAATCCCATCAACTTGAAAGAGATACGAAAGAAGACATAGCCTCCTATCTTAAGTGCTATTTAGAAAAAGGAATCGAGCCCATTTTTTACATGTAA
- the pxpB gene encoding 5-oxoprolinase subunit PxpB, translating into MSRIYKIASESSVIVYFGSTIDPAISQEVQKSYLALKAEKCEGFFEIIPSYASLMVSYDVMQFDFDGVCEKIEKIIHHAEEITMNEPKIITIPTYYGVEVGLDLELLAKEKNLTVEEIIALHVKGLYSVYAIGFAPGFAYLGEIDERLATSRLASPRKAVPKGSVSIADRQTAVYPTQSPGGWKVLGRTPTAMFDASYDGLSLLHVGDQVRFKSISKEEFLKLGGEL; encoded by the coding sequence GTGAGTAGGATTTATAAAATTGCCTCAGAATCCTCTGTTATTGTCTATTTTGGAAGTACCATAGACCCTGCTATTTCGCAAGAGGTGCAAAAAAGTTATTTGGCTTTAAAAGCAGAAAAGTGCGAAGGTTTTTTTGAGATTATCCCTTCTTACGCATCCTTGATGGTCAGTTACGATGTAATGCAATTTGATTTTGATGGGGTATGTGAAAAGATTGAAAAGATTATTCACCATGCCGAAGAAATTACGATGAACGAGCCTAAAATTATCACAATTCCAACGTATTATGGGGTTGAAGTAGGGCTTGATTTAGAACTTTTGGCCAAGGAAAAAAATCTTACAGTTGAAGAGATTATCGCTTTACATGTAAAAGGGTTGTACAGTGTTTATGCCATTGGTTTTGCCCCTGGATTTGCCTATTTAGGCGAGATTGATGAGCGTTTAGCCACCTCGCGTTTAGCCAGCCCTCGAAAAGCAGTTCCCAAGGGGAGCGTTTCCATTGCCGATCGGCAAACAGCCGTCTATCCAACCCAAAGTCCTGGAGGTTGGAAAGTATTAGGACGAACCCCTACAGCCATGTTTGATGCCTCATACGACGGACTTTCACTATTACATGTAGGCGATCAGGTACGCTTTAAGTCTATTTCCAAAGAGGAATTTTTGAAACTAGGAGGCGAGCTATGA
- a CDS encoding biotin-dependent carboxyltransferase family protein yields MKGFLVENGGVQSCIQDAGRRGFSDIGLTQSGAMDEMAFGYANFLVGNDFNTPSIEIALGGTALKAQSEMCIAICGATMHPKLNGHTIGLWQVHQLKKGDTLSFGFASEGQFAYLAVAGGFQTPHLYGSFSTSIKEGLGGIEGRKLKTGDQLPTSGARCPMDRRKLEKQFIPHYSDEITLRLVKGYQEAMFDTLSQKTFFNSVYTFKGEGDRMGYRLSGEKVVPSATGILSEPICYGAVQIPSHGEPIVLLKERQTIGGYPKIGSVIAVDCFKLAQLKTGGRVRFKEVSLVEARATTLAFYRFFGQKGV; encoded by the coding sequence ATGAAGGGCTTTTTAGTTGAAAATGGTGGTGTTCAAAGCTGTATTCAAGATGCGGGACGTAGAGGTTTTAGTGATATTGGTCTGACGCAAAGCGGTGCTATGGATGAAATGGCATTTGGTTATGCAAACTTTTTGGTGGGTAATGATTTTAATACGCCATCCATCGAAATAGCATTGGGTGGAACAGCACTTAAAGCGCAAAGCGAGATGTGTATTGCCATTTGCGGTGCGACCATGCATCCCAAATTAAATGGACATACCATTGGTTTATGGCAAGTGCATCAGTTGAAAAAAGGAGATACTCTCTCCTTTGGATTTGCCAGTGAAGGGCAGTTTGCGTACCTTGCCGTAGCAGGTGGTTTTCAAACGCCTCACCTTTATGGTAGTTTTTCAACCAGTATTAAAGAGGGGCTCGGAGGTATTGAAGGAAGAAAGCTTAAAACAGGCGATCAACTTCCGACTTCGGGAGCTCGTTGCCCGATGGATCGCCGAAAATTGGAGAAGCAGTTTATACCGCATTACTCTGATGAAATAACCCTTCGTTTAGTCAAAGGTTATCAAGAAGCAATGTTTGATACTTTATCTCAAAAGACATTTTTTAACAGTGTCTATACCTTTAAAGGCGAGGGCGATCGCATGGGGTATCGTTTGAGTGGTGAAAAAGTGGTGCCTAGTGCTACAGGCATTCTTTCAGAACCTATTTGCTATGGGGCAGTGCAAATTCCAAGTCATGGTGAACCTATTGTGCTTTTAAAAGAGCGTCAAACGATTGGGGGTTATCCTAAAATTGGCTCTGTGATTGCTGTGGATTGTTTTAAACTGGCGCAGCTTAAGACAGGTGGACGTGTGAGATTTAAAGAGGTGAGTTTAGTGGAGGCTAGAGCAACTACGCTTGCTTTTTATCGCTTTTTTGGACAAAAGGGAGTGTAA